One genomic region from Pyxicephalus adspersus chromosome 1, UCB_Pads_2.0, whole genome shotgun sequence encodes:
- the SIKE1 gene encoding suppressor of IKBKE 1 isoform X2: MTCTIDKILQDAKTLLERLKDHDNAAESLIEQTSSLHKRVETMKEVGTSLPEKYQEDLAEIKDASNYKPHVLLCQENTQIRDLQQENKELWLSLEEHQYALELIMSKYRRQMLQLIANKKPAPTEPVLEAHETYSSEIEKHIDRICSMGEVMRKAIQIDENQAYSVQERLAQLELENKELREILSVSKESLQSGKKESDWNSLEKTQ, encoded by the exons ATGACGTGCACCATAGACAAGATCTTACAGGATGCCAAAACTCTGTTAGAAAGATTAAAAGATCACGACAATGCTGCTGAGTCCCTAATTGAGCAGACCAGCTCTTTGCATAAGCGGGTAGAGACTATGAAAGAGGTTGGGACAAGTTTACCAGAAAAA TATCAAGAAGATCTGGCAGAAATAAAGGATGCCTCAAACTACAAACCACATGTGCTTTTATGTCAAGAAAATACTCAAATAAGAGATCTTCAGCAAGAAAATAAAG AGTTATGGCTGTCTCTGGAGGAACATCAGTATGCATTGGAGCTGATTATGAGCAAGTACAGGAGGCAGATGCTGCAGCTAATAGCAAACAAAAAGCCAGCACCGACAGAGCCAGTTCTAGAAGCTCATGAAACCTACTCTTCT GAAATAGAGAAACACATTGACAGAATATGTTCTATGGGAGAAGTCATGCGAAAAGCCATCCAGATAGATGAGAATCAGGCATACAGTGTTCAAGAACGACTTGCCCAACTAGag TTGGAAAACAAGGAACTTCGAGAAATCTTGTCTGTTAGCAAGGAGTCCCTGCAATCAGGGAAAAAGGAATCGGACTGGAACTCATTAGAGAAAACTCAGTGA
- the SIKE1 gene encoding suppressor of IKBKE 1 isoform X1: MNSSSQVMTCTIDKILQDAKTLLERLKDHDNAAESLIEQTSSLHKRVETMKEVGTSLPEKYQEDLAEIKDASNYKPHVLLCQENTQIRDLQQENKELWLSLEEHQYALELIMSKYRRQMLQLIANKKPAPTEPVLEAHETYSSEIEKHIDRICSMGEVMRKAIQIDENQAYSVQERLAQLELENKELREILSVSKESLQSGKKESDWNSLEKTQ, translated from the exons ATGAATAGTTCTTCACAAG tCATGACGTGCACCATAGACAAGATCTTACAGGATGCCAAAACTCTGTTAGAAAGATTAAAAGATCACGACAATGCTGCTGAGTCCCTAATTGAGCAGACCAGCTCTTTGCATAAGCGGGTAGAGACTATGAAAGAGGTTGGGACAAGTTTACCAGAAAAA TATCAAGAAGATCTGGCAGAAATAAAGGATGCCTCAAACTACAAACCACATGTGCTTTTATGTCAAGAAAATACTCAAATAAGAGATCTTCAGCAAGAAAATAAAG AGTTATGGCTGTCTCTGGAGGAACATCAGTATGCATTGGAGCTGATTATGAGCAAGTACAGGAGGCAGATGCTGCAGCTAATAGCAAACAAAAAGCCAGCACCGACAGAGCCAGTTCTAGAAGCTCATGAAACCTACTCTTCT GAAATAGAGAAACACATTGACAGAATATGTTCTATGGGAGAAGTCATGCGAAAAGCCATCCAGATAGATGAGAATCAGGCATACAGTGTTCAAGAACGACTTGCCCAACTAGag TTGGAAAACAAGGAACTTCGAGAAATCTTGTCTGTTAGCAAGGAGTCCCTGCAATCAGGGAAAAAGGAATCGGACTGGAACTCATTAGAGAAAACTCAGTGA